Proteins from one Apium graveolens cultivar Ventura unplaced genomic scaffold, ASM990537v1 ctg4472, whole genome shotgun sequence genomic window:
- the LOC141701942 gene encoding NDR1/HIN1-like protein 6 yields the protein MTERVFPSKPSTTTNGVATKTTTANPQFPATKAQIYNANRPAYRPQPYHDRRRRSFCCSCFLWTTLVLIILIVLAAATAGVLYLLYRPHRPSYTLTSLKINEFNLSKSSHITSKITLIVTSRNPNKKITFIYNPIKVIITSNEVNLGTGEFPAFSHGGKNTTVLRATASSGGESVDGAVLKGKKSLPLQIELDTKVKVKIGGMKSKKVGIRVNCSRIKANLPTGKSPSVAATANAKCKVDLRIKIWKWTVG from the coding sequence ATGACTGAGAGAGTATTCCCCTCAAAGCCCTCCACCACCACCAACGGCGTCGCCACCAAAACCACCACCGCCAATCCACAATTTCCGGCAACAAAAGCACAAATCTACAACGCCAACCGTCCCGCCTACCGTCCCCAACCGTACCATGACCGTCGCCGCCGAAGCTTCTGCTGCTCCTGCTTCCTCTGGACAACTCTCGTCTTAATCATACTCATCGTCCTCGCCGCCGCCACCGCCGGCGTTCTGTACCTCCTCTACCGCCCCCACCGCCCTTCCTACACTCTAACCTCACTCAAAATCAACGAATTCAATTTATCAAAATCTTCGCATATCACTTCCAAAATCACGCTAATCGTTACTTCTCGTAACCCTAACAAAAAGATAACATTCATCTACAATCCAATTAAAGTGATCATTACTTCTAATGAGGTTAATTTAGGTACTGGTGAGTTCCCGGCGTTTAGTCACGGCGGGAAGAACACGACGGTGCTGAGAGCGACGGCGAGTAGCGGAGGCGAGAGCGTTGACGGAGCCGTATTAAAGGGGAAGAAAAGCTTGCCGTTACAAATTGAGTTAGATACGAAGGTTAAAGTGAAGATTGGGGGAATGAAGAGTAAGAAGGTAGGGATTAGAGTGAATTGTAGCAGAATTAAAGCGAATTTGCCGACCGGAAAGTCGCCGTCGGTGGCTGCGACGGCGAATGCAAAGTGTAAGGTTGATTTGAGGATCAAGATCTGGAAATGGACCGTCGGatga